Proteins from a single region of Mailhella massiliensis:
- a CDS encoding DMT family transporter, translating into MNAWILLIMAGLCEIGWPLGLKWAQSGAWRVPGAVMAVVCMAVSGLLLFLAQRHIPMGTAYAVWTGIGAAGAFVTGMLLFDEPFSLMRAAAVMLIVSGVVMLKMA; encoded by the coding sequence ATGAACGCATGGATTCTTCTCATCATGGCGGGGCTTTGCGAGATAGGCTGGCCCCTCGGGCTCAAATGGGCGCAGTCCGGGGCATGGAGAGTGCCGGGCGCGGTGATGGCCGTGGTATGCATGGCCGTGAGCGGCCTGCTGCTTTTTCTGGCGCAGCGGCATATCCCCATGGGCACGGCCTATGCGGTATGGACGGGCATAGGCGCGGCCGGGGCCTTCGTGACCGGCATGCTGCTTTTTGACGAGCCCTTTTCCCTCATGCGTGCGGCGGCGGTGATGCTCATCGTGTCGGGCGTGGTCATGTTGAAAATGGCCTGA
- a CDS encoding alpha-amylase family glycosyl hydrolase has translation MALLNPLTDTELSDYLPFLEERRNRYREESARILRGHGSLKEYAGLHQQLGLRLVTDAGGSRRWCMCEYMPSAGRVWLTTNRINFELRPEYEFVRLGHDLWRLYLPEEALCHGDYYEIRLYGKGDTGLLRRVPAFARWVEQDKSNPDQWCARVWAPEKPYEFRHAAPARPKFPRIYEAHIGMAQDARTHTRGSIGSYDDFSSKVLPRIKAGGYNAVQLMGVPEHPLYKSFGYQVSSYFAPCSRYGDPEGFCRLVDEAHRLGLYVILDITHAHACANTEQGLAKYDSSAYFFDTRANQWGTPSFDYRKDMTRRFLLSNCRYWMEEFHVDGFRFDAVGNMLYTDHGIGDSFSHVGRCFYAPDGTHRTNAWGELYLCMANALVHGLNPAAVTIAEEFSGMPGLTCPPEQGGLGFDYRFAMGLPDFWGKYIKKPGDMGRLWYEMTNHRPYDRTISYVECHDQCINGDDAMIWRLVGDAMYTRMSPFNATWNETRGVSLYRLMRGITLTSADAGYLSFMGTEFGHPEWLDDEEHAHRQWQLAEDQVSFYAALARWDRALLKDIVDRHRRDFAKNPEFRFIHEDHRLLAFGRGRLLFAFNFHETRPEPELCFPVPPGKYVEILSSDEPRFGGCGNLVPGKPATEHFSDAATGIDMQNITLYLPPLTMLVLERK, from the coding sequence ATGGCATTGCTGAATCCGTTGACCGATACCGAGCTTTCCGACTACCTGCCGTTTCTGGAAGAGCGGCGGAACCGTTACCGCGAAGAGAGCGCGCGCATCCTGCGCGGGCACGGTTCCCTGAAGGAGTATGCGGGCCTGCATCAGCAGCTGGGCCTCAGGCTGGTGACGGACGCGGGGGGCTCCCGCCGCTGGTGCATGTGCGAATACATGCCTTCCGCAGGCCGCGTATGGCTGACCACGAACCGCATCAACTTCGAACTGCGCCCGGAATATGAATTCGTGCGGCTGGGGCACGACCTCTGGCGGCTCTACCTGCCGGAAGAAGCGCTCTGCCACGGCGATTATTACGAGATACGCCTGTACGGCAAGGGCGATACCGGGCTTCTGCGCCGCGTGCCCGCCTTTGCCCGGTGGGTGGAGCAGGACAAGAGCAACCCCGACCAGTGGTGCGCGAGGGTGTGGGCCCCGGAAAAGCCCTATGAATTCCGCCATGCCGCCCCGGCAAGGCCGAAGTTCCCCCGCATTTACGAGGCACACATAGGCATGGCGCAGGATGCGCGCACCCATACCAGGGGTTCCATAGGCAGTTACGACGATTTTTCCTCCAAGGTGCTGCCCCGCATCAAGGCCGGGGGCTACAACGCCGTGCAGCTCATGGGCGTGCCCGAACACCCGCTCTACAAATCCTTCGGCTATCAGGTAAGCAGCTATTTCGCCCCCTGTTCCCGCTACGGCGACCCGGAAGGCTTCTGCCGTCTGGTGGACGAGGCCCACAGGCTGGGGCTTTACGTCATTCTGGACATCACCCATGCCCATGCCTGCGCCAATACCGAGCAGGGACTCGCCAAATACGATTCCAGCGCCTATTTCTTCGATACGCGGGCCAATCAGTGGGGTACGCCTTCCTTCGATTACCGGAAGGACATGACGCGGCGCTTTCTGCTTTCCAACTGCCGTTACTGGATGGAGGAATTCCATGTGGACGGCTTCCGTTTCGACGCCGTGGGCAACATGCTCTATACCGATCACGGCATAGGGGACAGTTTTTCCCATGTGGGGCGCTGCTTCTACGCGCCGGACGGCACGCACCGCACCAACGCCTGGGGCGAGCTGTACCTGTGCATGGCCAACGCCCTCGTGCACGGGCTGAACCCTGCGGCCGTGACCATTGCCGAGGAATTCAGCGGTATGCCCGGCCTTACCTGCCCGCCGGAGCAGGGCGGGCTCGGCTTCGACTACCGCTTTGCCATGGGCCTGCCCGACTTCTGGGGCAAGTACATCAAAAAGCCCGGCGACATGGGGCGGCTGTGGTATGAAATGACCAATCACCGCCCCTACGACCGCACCATAAGCTATGTGGAATGTCACGATCAGTGCATCAACGGCGACGATGCCATGATCTGGCGGCTGGTGGGCGATGCCATGTACACCCGCATGAGTCCCTTCAACGCCACCTGGAACGAGACGCGGGGCGTTTCGCTGTACCGGCTCATGCGCGGCATCACCCTCACGTCCGCCGATGCGGGCTATCTCAGCTTCATGGGTACGGAATTCGGCCATCCCGAATGGCTGGACGATGAGGAACACGCCCACCGTCAGTGGCAGCTTGCGGAAGATCAGGTTTCCTTCTACGCCGCGCTCGCCCGCTGGGACAGGGCGCTTTTGAAGGATATTGTGGACAGGCACCGCCGCGATTTCGCGAAGAACCCGGAATTCCGCTTCATTCATGAGGATCATCGCCTGCTGGCCTTCGGCCGCGGCAGGCTCCTTTTCGCGTTCAACTTCCACGAAACGCGGCCGGAGCCGGAACTCTGCTTCCCCGTGCCTCCGGGAAAGTATGTGGAAATCCTCTCTTCCGATGAACCGCGCTTCGGCGGCTGCGGCAACCTCGTGCCCGGAAAGCCCGCCACCGAACACTTCAGCGACGCTGCCACCGGCATAGACATGCAGAACATCACCCTGTACCTGCCCCCGCTCACCATGCTGGTGCTGGAAAGAAAGTAG
- a CDS encoding CBS domain-containing protein, which translates to MSADTVITCHTNADNDALASMVGALFLYPGAVLLFPGSQERQVQEFYEEVVEPLFPCVSQKELDVEAVQRLVVVDTHLRSRLPQVKKLLEERPGIDIQVWDHHALSDDEGEDRLAASLLRVEGAGAASTMLVEEIRKRNLSLTCETATALAAGIYGDTGSFLYSSTTQRDMEAAAWLVGQGADLAVVSRLITRVMGREQLKALSAMLENTQVREVGGVVMAISSMQSETFLEDFATLAPRIMEIEDCSVLFAIASMEDKVQVVGRSRSSLVDVGEICRRLGGGGHHYAASASVKDMTLPQVRDFLKMQASLIVNADETAGRLMTAPALGVSEKLTIGEAQALMIRYGLKAVPIFADGTQRCVGLLAQETAAKASGHGLAHVAVAMYMQRSFSVVPESADIQELVDIMIGGQQRLIPVVGGGDVAETDEDVRAGLLMERDVVGVVTRTDIIRLFMGENGAHIPPVSRKARKERNLSSAMCKRLSPPCMTFLRMAGEIAQDIGASAYVVGGFVRDLVMDGKGLKWPDIDIDLVVEGDAMAFAHKLGIRLKGRVREHREFMTAMLVFPAESLCADVEKHRRTHLADPTEIKVDIATARLEFYTEPGALPQVERGSIKMDLYRRDFSINAMAVRLNPQVFGQLVDFFDGQEDIRNRRIRTLHALSFVEDPTRMFRAVRFEQRYGFRMGAQCERFMRNAIDDLHLIHHLSGSRICHELELMMEERNPFLAFRRMDELGLLAEVHPLLRMNDEKRDMADRVRRVLEWYMRMYLPEEPDLLMLMVIALCRRAPGPEVENLLDRLQFSDRRKRETMLVRSAIMAARQGMNQWEKKNGPISELHRLLGRAPLETLLYLLAQEDGEEQHEKLTRYIYMGRQMKPDVNGDDLMRMGVEPGPMIGRILNEVLIAKMDDESMGREEQLALAARLAVRFVAEAAAERGRTLGEVLDEAGEKKRA; encoded by the coding sequence ATGAGCGCCGATACCGTCATCACCTGCCACACCAACGCCGACAACGATGCCCTCGCCTCCATGGTGGGCGCGCTTTTCCTGTACCCCGGGGCCGTGCTGCTTTTCCCCGGCAGTCAGGAACGGCAGGTGCAGGAATTCTATGAAGAGGTGGTGGAACCCCTCTTTCCCTGCGTGAGCCAGAAAGAGCTGGACGTGGAGGCGGTGCAGCGCCTCGTGGTGGTGGATACGCACCTCAGAAGCCGCCTGCCCCAGGTGAAGAAGCTCCTTGAGGAGCGGCCCGGCATCGACATACAGGTATGGGACCACCACGCCCTTTCCGACGACGAAGGGGAGGACAGGCTCGCCGCCTCCCTTCTGCGCGTGGAAGGCGCAGGGGCCGCAAGCACCATGCTGGTGGAGGAAATACGCAAAAGAAACCTTTCCCTCACCTGCGAGACGGCCACCGCCCTCGCCGCAGGCATTTACGGCGATACGGGTTCGTTCCTCTACAGTTCCACCACGCAGAGAGACATGGAGGCCGCGGCGTGGCTGGTGGGGCAGGGGGCCGACCTTGCCGTGGTGAGCCGCCTCATCACCCGAGTCATGGGCCGCGAACAGCTCAAGGCCCTTTCCGCCATGCTGGAAAACACGCAGGTGCGCGAGGTGGGCGGCGTGGTCATGGCCATATCCTCCATGCAGAGCGAAACCTTCCTTGAGGATTTCGCCACCCTTGCCCCGCGCATCATGGAAATAGAGGACTGTTCCGTGCTTTTCGCCATCGCCTCCATGGAAGACAAGGTGCAGGTGGTGGGCAGGAGCCGTTCCTCCCTGGTGGACGTGGGAGAAATATGCCGCAGGCTGGGCGGCGGCGGGCATCACTACGCGGCCTCCGCCTCGGTGAAGGACATGACGCTGCCTCAGGTGCGCGATTTTCTGAAAATGCAGGCCTCGCTCATCGTGAACGCCGATGAAACCGCGGGCAGGCTCATGACCGCGCCCGCCCTCGGCGTGTCGGAAAAGCTCACCATAGGCGAGGCGCAGGCGCTCATGATACGCTACGGCCTGAAGGCCGTGCCCATTTTCGCCGACGGCACGCAGCGCTGCGTGGGCCTGCTTGCCCAGGAAACCGCAGCCAAGGCTTCCGGCCACGGGCTGGCCCATGTGGCGGTGGCCATGTACATGCAGCGTTCCTTCAGCGTGGTGCCCGAAAGCGCGGATATTCAGGAACTTGTGGATATCATGATAGGCGGGCAGCAGCGCCTCATTCCCGTGGTGGGCGGCGGCGACGTGGCGGAAACGGACGAGGATGTCCGCGCAGGCCTGCTTATGGAAAGAGACGTGGTGGGCGTGGTCACGCGTACCGACATCATACGCCTCTTCATGGGAGAGAACGGCGCGCACATTCCCCCGGTGAGCCGCAAGGCGCGCAAGGAACGCAACCTTTCCTCCGCCATGTGCAAGCGACTTTCCCCTCCGTGCATGACCTTTCTGCGCATGGCCGGGGAAATCGCGCAGGATATCGGCGCTTCGGCCTATGTGGTGGGCGGCTTCGTGCGCGATCTCGTCATGGACGGCAAGGGCCTCAAGTGGCCCGACATCGACATCGACCTCGTCGTCGAGGGCGACGCCATGGCCTTTGCCCACAAGCTGGGCATACGCCTCAAGGGCCGCGTGCGCGAACACCGCGAATTCATGACGGCCATGCTGGTGTTTCCCGCCGAAAGCCTGTGCGCCGATGTGGAAAAGCACCGCCGCACCCATCTGGCCGACCCCACGGAAATCAAGGTGGACATCGCCACCGCGCGCCTGGAATTCTATACCGAACCGGGAGCCCTGCCCCAGGTGGAACGCGGTTCCATCAAAATGGATCTGTACCGCCGCGACTTTTCCATCAACGCCATGGCCGTGCGCCTCAATCCGCAGGTGTTCGGCCAGCTTGTGGACTTCTTTGACGGGCAGGAGGACATCCGCAACAGGCGCATACGCACCCTGCACGCCCTGAGCTTTGTGGAAGACCCCACGCGCATGTTCCGCGCCGTGCGCTTCGAACAGCGCTACGGCTTCCGCATGGGCGCGCAGTGCGAACGCTTCATGCGCAACGCCATAGACGATCTGCACCTCATTCATCACCTTTCCGGTTCGCGCATCTGCCATGAGCTGGAACTCATGATGGAGGAAAGAAATCCCTTCCTCGCCTTCCGCCGCATGGACGAGCTGGGACTGCTGGCCGAGGTGCATCCGCTTCTGCGCATGAACGACGAAAAGCGCGACATGGCCGACCGCGTGCGCCGCGTGCTGGAATGGTACATGCGCATGTACCTGCCCGAAGAGCCGGATCTGCTCATGCTCATGGTCATAGCCCTGTGCCGCCGCGCCCCGGGGCCGGAAGTGGAGAACCTGCTCGACAGGCTGCAGTTCTCCGACAGAAGAAAGCGCGAAACCATGCTCGTGCGTTCCGCCATCATGGCCGCGCGGCAGGGCATGAACCAGTGGGAGAAGAAGAACGGCCCCATAAGCGAACTGCACCGCCTGCTGGGCCGCGCGCCGCTGGAAACCCTGCTTTACCTTCTGGCGCAGGAAGACGGGGAGGAGCAGCACGAAAAGCTCACCCGCTACATCTACATGGGCCGCCAGATGAAGCCCGACGTGAACGGCGACGACCTCATGCGCATGGGCGTGGAGCCCGGCCCCATGATAGGCCGTATTCTGAACGAGGTGCTCATTGCCAAGATGGATGATGAATCCATGGGCAGGGAGGAGCAGCTCGCCCTTGCCGCCCGCCTTGCCGTGCGCTTCGTGGCCGAGGCTGCGGCGGAACGCGGGCGCACCCTGGGCGAAGTGCTGGACGAGGCCGGGGAAAAGAAGCGCGCGTAG
- the xerD gene encoding site-specific tyrosine recombinase XerD, with translation MAEEAAKSPARRGRPRKERSALLEAQAAIDAPAQERKERAPRPSALKTARKAPSDSLRSLGERWLDELLAVRGLSPATVDSYRQDIASLSSFLEESGAENLSAGQALARLDDEELLLFVVWLRARGDGKRTLARRLSCLRGFFSWCADRDMMEGNPAALLDGPKLPHTLPSVLSREEVLALIAAPDEGTKLGRRDRAMLELMYASGLRVSELIGLHPLDIDLQRGVVRVFGKGRKERLVPIHARALAVMERYLREVRPEFMPQDSHVFLNRSGTGLTRQAVWKLIRRYSLEAGMDRDISPHTMRHTFATHLLEGGADLRTVQMLLGHSDLAATELYTHVRSDILEEVYRRCHPRNASAQEETGLPPQGEPSMKE, from the coding sequence ATGGCGGAAGAGGCGGCAAAAAGCCCGGCGCGGCGCGGCAGGCCGAGAAAGGAGCGTTCCGCGCTTCTGGAGGCGCAGGCCGCCATAGACGCGCCCGCTCAGGAAAGGAAGGAGCGCGCGCCGCGCCCCTCGGCCCTGAAAACGGCGCGGAAGGCCCCTTCGGACAGCCTGCGTTCTCTCGGGGAGCGCTGGCTCGACGAGCTTCTGGCCGTGCGCGGCCTTTCCCCGGCCACGGTGGATTCCTACCGGCAGGACATCGCCTCCCTTTCCTCCTTTCTGGAGGAGAGCGGGGCGGAGAATCTTTCCGCAGGGCAGGCGCTGGCAAGGCTGGATGACGAGGAGCTTCTGCTCTTTGTGGTGTGGCTGCGCGCAAGGGGCGACGGCAAGCGCACGCTGGCGCGCCGCCTTTCGTGCCTGCGCGGCTTCTTTTCCTGGTGCGCCGACAGAGACATGATGGAGGGCAACCCCGCCGCCCTTCTGGACGGGCCGAAGCTGCCGCATACCCTGCCTTCCGTTCTGAGCCGGGAGGAGGTGCTCGCGCTCATTGCCGCGCCGGATGAAGGCACGAAGCTCGGCCGCCGCGACAGGGCCATGCTGGAACTCATGTACGCTTCCGGCCTGCGCGTTTCCGAACTCATCGGCCTGCACCCGCTGGACATCGACCTTCAGCGCGGGGTGGTGCGCGTGTTCGGCAAGGGCCGCAAGGAACGCCTCGTGCCCATCCATGCGCGGGCGCTGGCCGTGATGGAACGGTATCTGCGCGAGGTCCGGCCCGAATTCATGCCGCAGGACAGCCATGTGTTCCTGAACCGCTCGGGCACGGGACTCACCCGGCAGGCGGTGTGGAAGCTCATCCGCCGCTATTCGCTGGAGGCGGGCATGGACCGCGATATTTCGCCGCATACCATGCGGCACACCTTTGCCACGCATCTTCTGGAAGGCGGGGCCGATCTGCGTACCGTGCAGATGCTGCTCGGCCATAGTGACCTTGCGGCCACGGAGCTTTATACCCATGTGCGTTCCGACATTCTGGAAGAGGTGTACCGCCGCTGCCACCCGCGCAACGCATCCGCACAGGAAGAAACCGGCCTTCCCCCGCAGGGGGAGCCGAGCATGAAGGAATGA